Proteins encoded together in one Rossellomorea sp. y25 window:
- a CDS encoding response regulator, whose translation MIRIVIQEDQQLLRETMSSLLNLEDDMEVVGQASGIQDSQTLIQKLKPDLFIMDIEMLERDGPLEAGCPLLVLTTFAKKGYRDKVEQADARGYLLKDSPSDELTSSIRNIMGGMKVYSSKLNIAEEESRECTSYEIPRTPKPVKKNYITMVINKMKLPTGS comes from the coding sequence ATGATTCGAATCGTCATACAAGAAGACCAACAGTTGCTCCGTGAAACCATGAGCTCCCTCCTTAACCTGGAGGACGATATGGAAGTCGTCGGTCAGGCATCGGGCATACAGGACTCCCAAACACTTATCCAAAAACTAAAACCAGACCTCTTCATCATGGATATTGAAATGCTGGAGAGGGACGGACCTCTAGAGGCAGGATGTCCACTGCTTGTTCTTACTACATTTGCAAAAAAGGGGTATCGAGATAAAGTGGAACAAGCGGATGCACGCGGGTATCTGTTGAAGGACAGTCCAAGTGATGAATTGACATCGTCGATTCGTAACATAATGGGAGGAATGAAGGTCTATTCCTCTAAGCTCAATATAGCTGAGGAAGAGTCCCGGGAATGTACTTCCTATGAAATTCCTCGTACGCCAAAACCAGTGAAGAAGAATTATATAACAATGGTCATAAATAAGATGAAGCTTCCGACAGGATCATAG
- a CDS encoding DUF2500 domain-containing protein: protein MAPGGDMMFQIVPIFIGIVFVIVISFILFSIIKGVGEWSKNNQSPVINVRAKVLAKRTAVRGGGETRAYSQYFVTFEVDSGDRMELKVKDTEYGMLVEGDQGELNFQGSRYLGFVRHSREVHM from the coding sequence ATGGCACCAGGAGGAGATATGATGTTTCAAATTGTCCCTATTTTTATAGGGATCGTCTTTGTCATCGTGATTTCGTTCATTCTGTTCTCCATTATAAAAGGAGTGGGCGAGTGGAGTAAGAATAACCAGTCACCCGTTATAAATGTCCGGGCAAAAGTCCTTGCCAAAAGGACGGCAGTAAGAGGTGGTGGGGAAACAAGAGCCTATAGCCAATACTTTGTCACCTTCGAAGTGGACAGTGGGGACAGGATGGAGTTAAAGGTCAAAGATACTGAGTATGGGATGCTTGTGGAAGGAGACCAGGGGGAATTGAACTTCCAGGGCTCCCGTTATCTTGGGTTCGTCCGTCACTCTCGGGAAGTCCATATGTAA
- the rluF gene encoding 23S rRNA pseudouridine(2604) synthase RluF, giving the protein MRINKYISEAGKASRRGADKLITEGRVTINGKIAKIGDQVNPGDDVKVSGAPVRVARNNVYIALNKPVGITSTTEKGVKGNIVDLVNHPLRIFNIGRLDKDSDGLILLTNDGDIVNEILRAENQHEKEYIVTVDRPISEDFLKQMSEGVKILGTKTLPCKVEQISKYVFQITLTQGLNRQIRRMCEALGYEVYRLQRTRIMNIHLGNLPVGQWRDLSKKEKTRLFQDLDYEPKEW; this is encoded by the coding sequence ATGCGTATTAATAAATATATCAGCGAAGCTGGAAAGGCATCCAGACGCGGTGCAGATAAATTGATTACAGAAGGAAGAGTGACCATTAACGGGAAGATCGCGAAGATTGGAGATCAAGTGAATCCCGGGGATGATGTGAAGGTGAGCGGGGCACCTGTAAGGGTGGCACGAAACAATGTATATATCGCTTTAAATAAACCTGTTGGGATTACGAGTACCACAGAAAAAGGCGTGAAAGGGAATATTGTGGATCTCGTCAATCATCCCCTGCGAATTTTCAATATCGGACGATTGGACAAGGATTCAGATGGCTTGATTCTTCTTACGAACGATGGGGATATCGTCAATGAAATCCTTCGTGCCGAGAATCAGCATGAGAAGGAATACATCGTGACGGTTGACCGCCCGATTTCAGAGGATTTTCTAAAGCAGATGTCGGAGGGTGTTAAGATCCTGGGAACGAAGACACTGCCATGTAAGGTTGAACAGATTTCTAAGTATGTCTTCCAAATCACATTGACTCAAGGATTGAACCGCCAAATACGTCGTATGTGCGAAGCCCTTGGATACGAGGTATATAGACTGCAGCGTACGAGGATCATGAATATTCATTTAGGGAACCTGCCTGTAGGACAATGGCGTGACCTTTCTAAGAAAGAGAAGACGCGACTGTTTCAGGATTTGGATTATGAACCGAAGGAATGGTAA